One Solibacillus isronensis DNA segment encodes these proteins:
- the gatC gene encoding Asp-tRNA(Asn)/Glu-tRNA(Gln) amidotransferase subunit GatC, with protein sequence MANISKEEVKHVAHLARLAITEEEAEKFAEQLGKITDFAEQLNELDTTNVEPTSHVLPLVNVLREDVAKEGLPLEKVMLNVKEQEAGQIKVPSIME encoded by the coding sequence ATGGCAAACATTTCGAAAGAAGAAGTAAAACACGTAGCACACTTAGCTCGCCTTGCTATTACAGAAGAGGAAGCAGAGAAATTTGCTGAACAACTAGGGAAAATTACTGATTTCGCAGAGCAGTTAAATGAACTAGATACAACAAATGTAGAACCGACTTCACATGTTTTACCTTTAGTGAACGTACTTCGCGAGGACGTAGCAAAAGAAGGCTTACCTCTTGAAAAAGTAATGCTGAACGTAAAAGAACAAGAAGCAGGTCAAATTAAAGTACCATCAATTATGGAGTAA
- a CDS encoding CamS family sex pheromone protein: MKRYRWIPAVIVAAMLSACAPNLTPDTELTQESDTEQAVETTIIPNMQINDKFYRVLIPYKESASRGLVVSNIYTKYDMKEVETGLMRISQNHFDTENYYFQEGQYLDENTLKYWLARPNQTEDKGPEYQGLNPSSVDEATGKEMDPTVKATEAPVYLAHIVEQNYLTKTDENKVKLAGVSIGLALNSVYYYQKEQYGEFFEQKIPDAKIEAEGKKIAQEVINRLRARPELADVPIVIGLFKQAERNAIVPGTYTDYNFADKGKTELGEWKAIDEKYVTFPMSSPDDVYRDLNTNFQNFKQDVDKYFSNFTSVFATGFYQNKKVQKLDIEIPIQFYGTAEITGFTQYLTGLMLNHLPLDLYISVSITSVNGPEVLIIKEPNEDKPFVHIYE, from the coding sequence ATGAAACGTTATCGCTGGATACCTGCGGTAATTGTAGCGGCGATGTTGTCAGCGTGTGCACCAAACCTTACACCTGATACAGAACTGACGCAAGAATCAGATACAGAACAAGCTGTGGAAACAACAATTATCCCGAACATGCAAATAAACGATAAATTTTATCGCGTATTGATTCCTTATAAGGAAAGTGCAAGTCGTGGTTTAGTTGTTTCCAATATTTATACGAAGTACGATATGAAGGAAGTCGAAACAGGCTTAATGCGTATTTCGCAAAATCATTTCGATACGGAAAACTATTATTTCCAGGAAGGTCAGTATTTAGATGAGAATACATTGAAATACTGGTTAGCCCGTCCAAATCAAACAGAAGACAAAGGACCGGAGTACCAAGGTCTAAACCCGTCAAGTGTGGATGAGGCGACAGGCAAGGAAATGGATCCGACTGTAAAAGCGACAGAAGCTCCGGTTTATTTGGCACATATTGTGGAACAAAATTATTTAACAAAAACAGATGAGAACAAAGTAAAACTGGCTGGTGTTTCAATCGGTTTAGCGTTAAATTCAGTTTACTATTATCAAAAAGAGCAGTATGGGGAATTTTTTGAACAAAAAATTCCTGATGCAAAAATAGAAGCAGAAGGTAAAAAAATAGCGCAGGAAGTGATCAATCGTTTGCGTGCCCGTCCGGAGCTGGCAGATGTTCCGATTGTCATTGGTTTATTTAAACAAGCTGAAAGAAATGCGATTGTACCGGGGACATATACTGACTATAACTTCGCGGATAAAGGAAAAACAGAATTGGGTGAGTGGAAAGCAATCGATGAAAAATACGTTACTTTCCCGATGAGTTCGCCGGATGATGTATACCGTGACTTGAATACGAACTTCCAAAACTTCAAGCAGGATGTCGACAAATATTTCTCGAACTTCACGAGTGTGTTTGCCACTGGATTTTATCAAAACAAAAAAGTTCAGAAGCTTGATATCGAAATCCCGATCCAGTTTTACGGAACGGCTGAAATTACAGGATTTACACAGTATTTGACCGGTTTAATGCTTAATCATTTACCTCTTGACCTGTATATTTCGGTGAGTATTACTTCTGTTAACGGACCGGAAGTGCTAATTATTAAAGAACCGAATGAAGATAAGCCTTTTGTTCATATTTATGAGTAA
- the ligA gene encoding NAD-dependent DNA ligase LigA — protein sequence MNEIEQRIAELNKLLHEYGYAYYVLDRPVVEDSVYDQLLHELIALEEANPEFIYPDSPTQRVGGMVLEGFKKVTHETAMLSLSNAFNEENLRDFDRKIEQAIGKNYSYVCELKIDGLAISLRYENGIFVQGATRGDGTVGEDITANLKTIRAIPLRLKEPVTLEVRGEAYMPKKSFEKLNERRAENGEELFANPRNAAAGSLRQLDPKIAASRNLSTFIYAVGGDGESYGIDGHWEMLKYLEELGFPSNKEREYCETIEDVLAFIEKWTEARPNLSYEIDGIVIKVNRYAHQDELGFTAKSPRWAIAYKFPAEEVITKLLDIELTVGRTGVITPTAILTPVLVAGTTVSRASLHNEDLIREKDIRIDDTVIVRKAGDIIPQIVGVVLEQRPDDAVPYKMPTHCPACEEEVVRIDTDVALRCVNPQCPAQIAEGVKHFVSRNAMNIDGLGEKVVEQLLREGYIQDVAGLYELTVEQLINLERMGQKSATNLVEALIQSKENSLERLLFGLGIRHVGEKAAKILAAQFETIDALMVATEEELKDIHEIGDKMAESIVAYFANEQVQQLIERLKGFGLNMSYKGKKIVVEAGANPFAGKTIVLTGKLQQLTRNEAKAKIEQLGGTVAGSVSKKTDLVIVGEDAGSKLEKAQSLGIEIWDEVRLIEQLI from the coding sequence ATGAATGAAATAGAACAAAGAATTGCGGAATTGAACAAGCTTCTTCATGAGTATGGCTATGCGTATTATGTATTGGATAGACCGGTAGTAGAAGATAGTGTATATGATCAGCTTTTACATGAACTTATCGCATTAGAGGAAGCAAATCCGGAATTTATTTATCCTGATTCTCCTACTCAGCGTGTCGGTGGCATGGTATTGGAAGGCTTTAAAAAGGTAACGCATGAAACAGCAATGCTTAGTTTGTCGAATGCTTTCAATGAAGAAAATCTGCGTGATTTTGACCGGAAAATCGAGCAGGCAATCGGTAAAAATTACTCGTATGTATGTGAGCTGAAAATTGATGGTTTGGCCATATCTCTGCGCTATGAAAACGGGATATTTGTACAAGGTGCTACACGTGGTGACGGAACAGTAGGGGAAGATATTACAGCCAATCTGAAAACAATCCGTGCCATTCCTTTACGTTTAAAAGAACCAGTGACATTAGAAGTTCGCGGCGAAGCCTATATGCCCAAAAAGTCTTTTGAGAAACTGAATGAACGTCGTGCTGAAAATGGCGAGGAGCTATTTGCAAATCCTCGAAACGCGGCAGCAGGATCGTTGCGTCAATTAGATCCGAAAATTGCGGCAAGCCGAAATTTATCGACGTTTATATATGCAGTTGGCGGGGATGGAGAAAGCTATGGCATAGACGGGCATTGGGAAATGCTCAAGTATTTGGAGGAGCTAGGTTTTCCATCAAATAAAGAACGTGAGTATTGCGAAACTATTGAGGACGTTTTGGCGTTTATAGAAAAGTGGACAGAAGCGCGCCCAAATTTATCGTATGAAATTGATGGTATCGTTATCAAAGTGAATCGCTATGCCCATCAGGATGAGCTTGGCTTTACAGCAAAATCGCCGCGCTGGGCAATTGCCTACAAATTCCCAGCTGAAGAAGTTATAACAAAATTATTGGATATTGAACTGACGGTAGGTCGCACAGGGGTTATTACTCCAACAGCGATTTTAACACCGGTGCTTGTTGCGGGGACTACTGTGAGCCGTGCGTCATTGCACAATGAAGACCTGATCCGTGAAAAGGATATTCGAATCGATGATACGGTCATCGTACGAAAAGCAGGGGATATTATTCCGCAAATTGTGGGAGTTGTTCTGGAGCAGCGACCGGATGACGCCGTACCATATAAAATGCCGACACATTGTCCTGCGTGTGAAGAAGAAGTGGTACGTATTGATACCGATGTAGCATTGCGCTGTGTGAATCCGCAATGTCCTGCGCAAATTGCGGAAGGTGTGAAGCATTTCGTATCACGCAATGCAATGAATATCGACGGTCTTGGCGAAAAGGTAGTAGAACAGCTGCTTCGCGAAGGCTATATTCAAGATGTAGCTGGACTATATGAACTTACAGTAGAGCAGCTGATCAACCTGGAGCGAATGGGACAAAAATCAGCGACGAATTTAGTTGAAGCGCTTATTCAGTCAAAAGAAAATTCCCTGGAACGATTACTGTTCGGTCTTGGCATCCGCCATGTTGGGGAAAAAGCAGCCAAGATTTTGGCAGCTCAGTTTGAAACAATCGATGCACTAATGGTCGCTACTGAAGAGGAATTGAAAGATATTCATGAAATTGGCGATAAAATGGCCGAATCGATTGTAGCGTATTTTGCAAACGAGCAAGTACAACAATTAATCGAACGCCTAAAAGGATTTGGCTTAAATATGTCCTATAAAGGCAAGAAAATTGTCGTGGAAGCAGGGGCAAATCCTTTTGCAGGAAAAACAATTGTACTGACAGGTAAATTGCAGCAATTGACACGTAACGAAGCAAAGGCGAAAATAGAACAGTTAGGTGGTACGGTTGCAGGGAGTGTCAGTAAAAAAACAGACCTTGTAATAGTCGGAGAAGATGCAGGCTCGAAGCTTGAAAAGGCTCAAAGCTTAGGCATTGAAATTTGGGATGAAGTGCGCCTAATCGAACAATTAATATAG